One segment of Xanthomonas oryzae pv. oryzae DNA contains the following:
- a CDS encoding class I SAM-dependent rRNA methyltransferase, translated as MNSPVPVVRLKNAWRSSHPWIFQKLVEKPAAKPKPGTIVDVVGVDGEWIGRGFYNGHSRIAVRILETDQSVPVDAGWFARKIAAAVSLRRDWLKLDGVSDAWRVVHSEGDGLSGLVVDRYGDLVVVEFFAAGMFRHREWIYDALREQFPGCRFHSFADEHVQKQESFDFHSNTTTEAAVITEHGIKFRADPAGAHKTGFFADQRDNRQWLSEQVEGKTVLDLCCNTGGFAVYAAARGASEVLGVDIDEDVIAIAKGNAKLNNVRPKFVQADIFPWLRDASNRGEQFDVVILDPAKMTRDREQVIPALKKYLDMNKLALGVVKPGGLFATFSCTGLVAEQEFLDMLRRASYFSGRTIQILKVAGAGPDHPFMAHVQESRYLKAVFCRVV; from the coding sequence ATGAATAGTCCAGTCCCCGTCGTCCGTCTCAAGAATGCCTGGCGCTCCAGCCACCCGTGGATCTTCCAGAAGTTGGTGGAAAAGCCCGCCGCCAAGCCCAAGCCCGGCACCATCGTCGATGTGGTCGGCGTGGACGGGGAGTGGATTGGCCGCGGCTTCTACAACGGCCATTCGCGCATTGCCGTGCGCATTCTGGAAACCGACCAGTCGGTGCCGGTGGATGCGGGCTGGTTTGCGCGCAAGATCGCCGCGGCGGTGAGCCTGCGCCGCGATTGGCTCAAGCTCGATGGCGTGTCCGATGCCTGGCGCGTGGTGCACAGCGAAGGCGACGGCCTGTCCGGCCTGGTGGTGGACCGCTATGGCGACCTGGTGGTGGTGGAGTTCTTCGCCGCCGGCATGTTCCGTCACCGCGAATGGATCTACGACGCGCTGCGCGAACAGTTCCCGGGCTGCCGCTTCCACAGCTTTGCCGACGAACACGTGCAGAAGCAGGAAAGCTTCGACTTCCACAGCAACACCACCACCGAAGCGGCGGTGATCACCGAGCACGGCATCAAGTTCCGCGCCGACCCGGCCGGTGCGCACAAGACCGGCTTCTTCGCCGATCAGCGCGACAACCGTCAGTGGCTGAGCGAGCAGGTCGAAGGCAAGACCGTGCTGGACCTGTGCTGCAACACCGGCGGCTTTGCGGTGTATGCCGCCGCGCGCGGTGCGTCCGAAGTGCTGGGCGTGGATATCGACGAAGACGTCATCGCCATTGCCAAGGGCAACGCCAAGCTCAACAACGTGCGCCCCAAGTTCGTGCAGGCCGACATCTTTCCGTGGCTGCGCGATGCGTCCAATCGGGGTGAGCAGTTCGATGTGGTGATCCTGGACCCGGCCAAGATGACCCGCGACCGCGAGCAGGTAATTCCGGCGCTGAAGAAGTACCTGGACATGAACAAATTGGCGCTGGGCGTGGTCAAGCCCGGTGGTCTGTTCGCCACGTTCTCGTGCACCGGCCTGGTGGCCGAGCAGGAGTTTCTGGACATGCTACGGCGTGCCTCGTATTTCTCCGGCCGCACCATCCAGATCCTGAAAGTGGCCGGCGCCGGCCCGGATCACCCATTCATGGCGCACGTGCAGGAATCGCGCTATTTGAAGGCCGTTTTCTGCCGCGTGGTGTAA
- a CDS encoding glycerophosphodiester phosphodiesterase codes for MMQFGRIWLVGAMMVGMSGAAVAEAPLARTVQIFAHRGASALRPEHTLASYAKAVVDGADFVEPDLVSTKDGVLIARHENEIGGTTDVASHPEFAARKTRKTIDGQAMEGWFTEDFSLAELKTLRARERLPQLRGTRWDGQFQIVTFDEIIDFVGAESAATGRTIGLIPEIKHPSYFKALGLPMEDKVLATLHAHAYTQTAPVIIQSFETNNLRYLRGTIGRSSNIGLLQLLGGAQMALPDAGTGDAPKTYGQMITPDGLKQVATYADAIGPDIRSIIPLDAQQRLGTPTSLVRDAHAAGLQVQPYTFRPENYFLSANNRSGGPMTERNDAGVLVELKAYLDAGIDAFFADDPGLARRALSGHTSR; via the coding sequence ATGATGCAGTTCGGTCGTATCTGGTTGGTGGGAGCGATGATGGTTGGCATGAGCGGCGCTGCAGTTGCCGAAGCACCGCTGGCCAGGACGGTGCAGATCTTTGCGCACCGTGGTGCCAGTGCGTTGCGCCCGGAACACACCTTGGCCTCGTACGCTAAAGCCGTTGTCGATGGCGCCGATTTCGTCGAGCCGGATCTGGTGTCGACCAAAGACGGCGTGCTTATCGCACGGCATGAGAACGAGATCGGCGGCACCACCGATGTGGCCAGCCACCCGGAGTTCGCTGCGCGCAAGACGCGCAAGACCATCGACGGTCAGGCGATGGAAGGCTGGTTTACCGAAGATTTCAGCTTGGCCGAGTTGAAGACGCTACGTGCGCGCGAGCGCTTGCCGCAGTTGCGCGGCACGCGCTGGGATGGGCAGTTTCAGATCGTCACCTTCGATGAAATCATCGATTTCGTCGGCGCAGAATCGGCAGCGACCGGCCGCACCATCGGGCTGATTCCGGAGATCAAGCACCCGAGCTATTTCAAGGCGCTGGGTCTGCCGATGGAAGACAAGGTGTTGGCCACCCTGCATGCGCATGCCTACACGCAGACTGCGCCGGTGATCATCCAATCGTTCGAGACCAACAACCTGCGCTATCTGCGCGGCACGATCGGGCGCAGCAGCAACATCGGCCTGCTGCAATTGCTCGGTGGCGCGCAGATGGCGCTGCCCGATGCCGGTACGGGCGATGCACCGAAGACCTACGGGCAGATGATCACGCCGGACGGTCTGAAGCAGGTTGCAACCTATGCCGATGCGATCGGCCCCGACATCCGCAGCATCATCCCGCTGGATGCGCAGCAACGCCTGGGCACGCCCACCAGCCTGGTGCGCGACGCACATGCGGCCGGGCTGCAGGTGCAGCCGTATACCTTCCGTCCGGAAAATTATTTTCTGTCCGCCAACAACCGCAGCGGCGGCCCGATGACCGAGCGCAACGACGCGGGTGTGTTGGTCGAGTTGAAGGCGTATCTGGACGCCGGCATCGATGCGTTCTTTGCCGACGACCCTGGTCTGGCGCGGCGCGCATTGAGCGGGCACACCTCGCGGTAA
- a CDS encoding TerC family protein, whose translation MQTIGNVWLWGGFAVVVIAALLVDLVLMRHGGAHKVTFREATWWSIGWVLLALAFNAALWWYLQGGVGDAKADQIGLQFLTGYLVEKSLAVDNIFVFLMVMTYFGVPEEQRQRVLIIGVLGAIVLRAIMIFAGSMLLAKFHWLLYVFGAFLLLTGIKMWFSAGKEPDLERNPVLRWMRSHLRLSPQYHGNLLSVIKDGKRWFTPLFVVLILIAVIDVIFAVDSIPAIFAITTDPFIVLTSNVFAVLGLRAMFFLLAGMADRFHLLPYGLAVILVFIGTKMMIIDLYKIPVLVSLGVVVTILVATIVLSLLRPPKPAGH comes from the coding sequence ATGCAAACCATTGGCAATGTCTGGTTATGGGGTGGCTTCGCGGTGGTGGTGATCGCCGCGCTGCTGGTCGATCTGGTGCTGATGCGCCACGGCGGCGCCCACAAGGTCACTTTCAGGGAAGCCACTTGGTGGAGCATCGGTTGGGTGCTGCTGGCATTGGCCTTCAATGCCGCGCTGTGGTGGTACCTGCAGGGCGGCGTGGGCGACGCCAAGGCCGATCAGATCGGGCTGCAGTTCCTCACCGGCTACCTGGTGGAAAAATCCCTGGCGGTCGACAACATCTTCGTGTTCCTGATGGTGATGACGTATTTCGGCGTGCCCGAAGAACAGCGCCAGCGCGTGCTGATCATCGGTGTGCTGGGTGCCATCGTGCTGCGCGCGATCATGATCTTTGCCGGCTCGATGCTGCTGGCCAAGTTCCATTGGCTGCTCTACGTGTTCGGCGCGTTCCTGCTGCTGACCGGCATCAAGATGTGGTTCTCCGCCGGCAAGGAGCCAGATCTGGAGCGCAACCCGGTACTGCGCTGGATGCGCAGCCACCTGCGTCTGAGCCCGCAGTACCACGGCAACCTGCTCAGCGTGATCAAGGACGGCAAGCGCTGGTTCACGCCGCTGTTCGTGGTGCTGATCCTGATCGCCGTGATCGATGTGATCTTCGCGGTGGACAGCATCCCGGCCATCTTCGCGATCACCACCGACCCGTTCATCGTGCTCACCTCCAACGTGTTCGCGGTGCTGGGCCTGCGCGCGATGTTCTTCCTGCTGGCCGGCATGGCCGACCGTTTTCACCTGCTGCCGTATGGCCTGGCGGTGATCCTGGTGTTCATCGGCACCAAGATGATGATCATCGATCTGTACAAGATTCCGGTGCTGGTGTCGCTGGGCGTGGTGGTGACGATCCTGGTCGCCACCATCGTGCTGAGCCTGCTGCGGCCGCCCAAGCCTGCCGGGCACTGA
- a CDS encoding rhomboid family intramembrane serine protease, whose protein sequence is MTTHSISPDTATQNRLDRSRVLRAFNVSLAAVLLLVAVFTAQGMFDWRAWAVAPLQTDGLIGILTAPLLHGSLAHLGANATALLILGTLAGSVYPRATVMALPLLWLGSGLGAWLLGEPGSRHLGASGVTHGLMFLVFVLGLLRRDRPAIATSMIAFLFYGGMLMTILPHEAGVSWQSHLGGAVAGLIAALLLRLRDPQQAKPRYSWEDTDEDAAWDVNNPEHAMLEPPPPRQVPVLWQHQDDGSQSVVLHFPPRERPPGA, encoded by the coding sequence ATGACAACGCACTCTATCTCCCCCGATACCGCCACGCAGAACCGCCTGGATCGTTCCCGGGTGCTGCGTGCCTTCAACGTCAGCCTGGCCGCCGTGTTGCTGCTGGTCGCGGTGTTCACCGCCCAGGGCATGTTCGACTGGCGCGCCTGGGCGGTGGCGCCGCTGCAGACAGACGGCCTGATCGGCATCCTCACCGCACCGCTGCTGCATGGCTCGCTTGCGCATCTGGGCGCCAACGCCACCGCGTTGTTGATCCTGGGCACGCTGGCCGGCAGCGTCTATCCGCGTGCCACGGTCATGGCGCTGCCGCTGTTGTGGCTGGGCTCGGGCCTGGGCGCGTGGCTGCTGGGTGAGCCCGGCAGCCGGCATCTGGGCGCCAGCGGCGTCACCCACGGCTTGATGTTTCTGGTGTTCGTGCTCGGCCTGCTACGTCGCGACCGACCCGCGATCGCCACCAGCATGATCGCCTTCCTGTTCTACGGCGGCATGCTGATGACCATCCTGCCGCACGAAGCCGGGGTGTCCTGGCAATCGCATTTGGGCGGTGCGGTGGCCGGCCTGATCGCGGCCCTGCTACTGCGCCTGCGCGACCCGCAACAGGCCAAGCCGCGCTACAGCTGGGAAGACACGGACGAAGACGCGGCCTGGGACGTGAACAATCCCGAGCACGCGATGCTGGAACCGCCGCCGCCGCGCCAGGTGCCCGTGCTGTGGCAGCACCAGGACGATGGCTCGCAGAGCGTGGTGCTGCATTTCCCGCCGCGCGAACGGCCGCCAGGTGCCTGA